In the genome of Campylobacter helveticus, the window CCTAAACTTCTTTAACATACGACTTTTTGAAACACTTATTCGTATTAAAACGATTTCATTGTTTTTTGCCGCTTGTTTCAAGTCTTTTATAATTTGTGTCATAACATTTCCTTTTTGTTAATTTATAATTAGATAAAAAAGAATAGAATTCCCAAGTGGGATAAAAAACTTCTATCCCTCAACTTGGGCTAACATAGGGGGCAGAAACTAAGCGTTTCGCTCCTTACACTCGTTGATAAGCTTTACCAAACACTTAAAAGCAAAATAATCTTTAAAATCACTTCCAAAGCCTTTTTCTGCTTCAAGGTCTAGCTTTTCAAAATCAACTTGCTTGATAAACCCTCTTAGCATTTTTTCTACCTCTTCGCCATTTTGCAGATAAAGGACAGTTGAATCGCTTCTTAAATCTACAAAATCAAACAAATTAATCGCTTCATCATCTAAAAAGACATTTGCCTCTTTAAGCATTTTTTCGCCTGCAATGGCTAAAAGTCCTTCACAACGCAACCAATCATTAAAATTATTTCTTGCTATGGAATCTAAATCATCAATCCCACACTCTTCAAAATAATCACTCAAAGCTTCTTCTAAATACTCACCCGCACAAAAATAGTTTGCATAGCCTCCAAGCCTGTTATCCTTGATGAAACTTAAGGCATTTGCCATTTCATAAGATAAGATATTTGTCTCTGCAACCTGTAGGACTCTTATGTAAGCTTCTTTGTAGTCGTTTTCGTTTCGAAGCTCTTTGATGAGTTCGTTTGCGTTTTGTAGTTCTTTTTGTAATTCTAAATTTGTCATAGTATTTCCTTTTTTGTAATGTAAAATGTAAAAAAGGAATAGAAGTATCCCAAGTAGGGATAAAAACTTCTATCCCTAACGCAGGATTATTAGCACCAAAAGGTGCGAAGCTAGGCTATTTTTTTAAACCATATTTTCTTTTCAGGATTAAATTTGTAGCCAAAAGCTTTTATTTTATCACTTAGCCCATAAGTATTACCTACAAGCCTCACAAAGCCTTCTTTTTCTTCCGTGCTAAGACCTAAAGCCTTAAGAGCTTCTTTTTCATCATCACTAAAAGCATTGCTAACCACGGCTGTGTTTTGCACGGCTTGTGTGTCAATAATGACAGCATTGCTTTCATCAACAATACCAAGTCCAAGCTCTTCAGGTGAGTAAAGCCCTGAAAGATTAAACGCCTTTCTTAAAGCCTGTGATTCTGCTACTTTTTTTAGCATAGTATCAGGCTTTGTTTTCCAAAAGTGTGTGATTTCATTCGAGCTAGTCATTTGCACATATTCACTATATGCAACTTCTACTCTAAATGCCTTATCGCTATCTTTACGATACACTTCACAAATAGCGATTAAATCAGAAACATTTTTCCAAGAGCCGTTTTCAAGCTTAGGTATGCTTTTAACTTCGCTCCAAGATTTAATCCCTGCGAATTCACCACTTTTGTGAGCTATGGCTAAAAAACCATCACGACCTACAAGTGGCTCTATCTTTTCAATCCATTTACCCTCTGCATTTTTGCTGCGTCTAGGAACAAAGAAAATTTGTCTTAGAATAGGGTCAAGATTGTATTGATAAGCGACACTAAAGCAGTATTCCATTTCAATGCTATTAGCGTTTTGTGGAAAGAATTGCTTTTTAATGAGTTCGATTTTTTCAGCACTAAAAAGTGGAGTTTGATTTGTGTTTGTTAGATTTGACATAAGTATTTCCTTTTAAAATTAAAATAAATTGTAAAAGGAATAGTATTATCCCCATTGCGAGAGATAAAACTATCCCTCAACTAGAGGTTTGTATAGTTAAAAATTAAGAATTAAAGAAATTTAATCAAAGCAACGATTAAACCACCAACAGCTAATTGCATACCCACTATCCATTTAATGAGGTCGGTTTTGGCTTTTTCTACTTCGCTTCTTACAAATTCCTTAGTTGCCAACTCTTTTTCTAAAGAATCTTTAGTGTCTTGTTTGAGTTGCTGAGAACTTAAAAGATTTTCCTTAGCAATCAATCCTACAACATTTTGAGTTTCTTTAACAAGAGCTTCTTTGTCTTCGGCATTGATATTGATTTTAAAGCGTTTGATTAACTCATCAATATAATGAGCGATAAGCACTTTTTTATCATAACCAAGCTCCATATTATTTCCTTGCATTATTTTCCTTTCATTATAGCATAATGATTGTTTTATGAGACCTTAAATACATTTAAAAATGCTTCCTCAGTCAAACTCTTCTCTAATTCCCTAACCTTATCCTCAAAAAGAGCATAAAGCTTTTGATGAAGAGGGTAAAAACTCTCTTCCACTAAATCAGCCATTTTAGGAAAATTCCTCGTATCATTAACATCAAGTTTTTCGTTGAAAAAATCCTTGTTGTCGATATAAAGCTCAATATGAAAAAACTCAGGGGCATGTTTTATATGCCTTAAAGCTCTTTTGCCATACTTTTTCCTTATAGTGTCAAATTCTAAAAACTCGTCCATATCAAAGTAATAATAAATGCTTGTTAGAAAGGCTGTTTCTTCCTTACTAAAATTTGCAAAAGCTACATTACTTGAATAATTGTCATTAAACCAAAACTCAAGCTCTCTTTGAAAATCATCTTGATATTCCTCATCAAAATAAGGTAAGAAAACATCATTTTCTTCGCAAAGCTTGGTTCTTAAATCATCAAGTTTTTTAGCAACTTTATGCGTTTTTTCAAGCACATAATCACCTATGGAGTCTAAAAATAAGTGTCTAATCATTTTATTCCTTTTGTAGTGAAAGTGAAAAAAGGAATAGAAGTATCCCAAGTAGGGATAAAAACTTCTATCCCTAAACCTTGGGCGGACTAAGCTAAAAGCTTAGATTAAAGATTAAGCCTTTAAGAAAGACTTAAAGCTTAGTTAGTGTTGTTTTTTTCTCTTTGCTCTATCTTTAATATAAAGATACAAAGAGGCACAAAAAGTTACAATCGCTATGGCTAAAATGATATTCTGTCCCATACCGCTATTTCTCCTTTATCAAGGAAACAAATAATAAAGTGCCTAAGCTCAAAAGCATAACGACATAATTGTCTAGGCTATTATTATCCATACCAAAAGCATAAAGTGAATTAATAAACACACCTAATGCAACATTTTCCAAGAATTTTAACATTACTTACTCCTCAATCATACCATAAAAATGATAAAAATAAGGATATTTCCCCTTAATCTTACGGAAAAATATCCCTAAGGTAAGGATTTCAATTAAAAAGGACAAGGAATACCCTCATCTTCACCAAGTTCTGCTTCTGCTTCTTTAGCTTCAGTTTGCTTTGGTGTAGTTTGAGTATGCTCTGCCTTTGCCTTAGAATCAAGGAATTTCATCGTTTCTACTACAACTTTGTAGCTGTAACGAGTTTTACCCTCTTTATCCTGCCAAGTATCTTGACTTAGCCTACCCTCAACAAATACTTTAGAGCCTTTGTGAAGGTATTGATTCAT includes:
- the bet gene encoding phage recombination protein Bet, with the protein product MSNLTNTNQTPLFSAEKIELIKKQFFPQNANSIEMEYCFSVAYQYNLDPILRQIFFVPRRSKNAEGKWIEKIEPLVGRDGFLAIAHKSGEFAGIKSWSEVKSIPKLENGSWKNVSDLIAICEVYRKDSDKAFRVEVAYSEYVQMTSSNEITHFWKTKPDTMLKKVAESQALRKAFNLSGLYSPEELGLGIVDESNAVIIDTQAVQNTAVVSNAFSDDEKEALKALGLSTEEKEGFVRLVGNTYGLSDKIKAFGYKFNPEKKIWFKKIA
- a CDS encoding single-stranded DNA-binding protein codes for the protein MFNKITILGNLTKDVKLTTTQSGTNIVTNTIVSSHKKMVNGELKEETCFLDIVVFGKMAENMNQYLHKGSKVFVEGRLSQDTWQDKEGKTRYSYKVVVETMKFLDSKAKAEHTQTTPKQTEAKEAEAELGEDEGIPCPF